Proteins encoded by one window of Sphaerodactylus townsendi isolate TG3544 linkage group LG02, MPM_Stown_v2.3, whole genome shotgun sequence:
- the RIF1 gene encoding telomere-associated protein RIF1 isoform X1: MSCADSTTGPGPSSSRLLPLLETLEDAAASPKSLTDALLTLTNRLTGEEGKEFAAEVGKHFSQLYKIFKTHISTENSELSSSALQALGFCVFSSKIASQLCETEIQELLSIVCSVAIKVSDKNIRTKALWVISKQSFPSDVVGKMVPSIITMLETILNKGDLHSIVVEYEALNVVIRLIEQAAPCMEEEAVRWAKLIIPLVVHSAHKVQLRSATALEMGIPLFLQKQQEVAAVTEELMTTKLIPELQKLFSSKNETYVLKLWPLFVKLLGKTLHRSGSFINSLLQLEELGFRSGSPVVKKIAFIAWKSLIDNFALNPEILCSAKRLKLLMQPLSSIHVKTEVLALTKLEVWWYLLVRLGPQLPAHFEQVCVPLIQSTLGLDVSLLQGNSSRLSANQSLATPVSANKSGAFPFGTLVTPRTALNSSTGGGGVIPAIQLLGIEMLLHFFMGPEVLTFAKENKVVLSLEPLQYSVITSPSFFCKHANTFINAIQDGFIAVGKDVSDIVLNAIWKGMIGFVRTAIESGSKKERQSSEVLTTLLQALKSIVVSNELPVLKSLSLIGITIKELPPKVLGSPAYQVANMDLLNGTPALFLIQLSFRKDLLECCVQDERFFLNYESLVSYALSGPASPLAFSESVVIVINQSAEYLENKEQLWRIWSIVVNPLTEWINQTNEVNQGDALEHNFSAIYSVLLLPVNHIFPSCEFPQPTMKSLLRSWSELYKAFARCASLVATAEDNLCCEELCAKIVSELDKTQINWSMLDGLSHILSTMVDCVNFAPYNTKSQPPNKSPQTPSDWSKKKKDPLGKLSSLIKLVAILINSAHLLWSSESSTEKLVPVAASVINILQNIVSHISLPSVISSVFGIITKPLAVFYEKARFANGSKANNNLNNKFEMLCVEIVSCLQSHYTGSFDSQLLQELFPLLCIMFTNKNKQICSQAAQFWNATFGKATILTYPEELKSVLCQAKQKILLLLPGFESTEIMGESNGTYSDSQSENSQWDTKISGIEVKSSGKRGSLLAHSNELKEKNTNCHVPPAKTKLEFSFQPKTNRKGMILEEENTVDFVFIPPETKERVLTEHQKEVLQTKRVDIPAMYNNLDASQDTALFSQYSQDQEVSLVKPMKEEDGEEEEAKEICQAEKEIKELLGTPYKGTENCKASILLEKTESATITQLQALAEQSQDLNCEDSELCTSKTVPQEPSVLDQSVSDSGTSVSSSSASSDVISGTPQPVSRRQSFITLEKFDSSENRPFTPSKFNNESRPSGSTPLIDSQESTIGTDPLSSKEKTNKSASKLQMEETITRAKRSCSESVDALESCPKAKKTKEESKTPSKLQSESTLGIKKSSLRPNKIELSEDKKAKLMELEQQKNMQVSSSKDEVEECDLLGETPEQQCTLDVQSQVSDLKIIRNTIMENKHVLDSVTEMKSGLNLDSKENTPPEITALGDAVSVGQTQQIPPNQKILRRSLRRKSEITEGSSDSQDKENSQQKEDRHRDDEKLLPKKSSQTKEDSSHKQKSAPEKNIDLQENVIKKESDSHGSSATGSIGIKESHASKNLLEEAHISTRKSEGSNPPKMADLQDPSSDATLEKQKGLPRYQTRRASQGLLSSIENSESDNSETREEGTKKKRSAKWKITSSSLERQAKEELENQSQELHSQETANEIQASLVTNKDIINHEKCMEISLSSDHNKEGERTVPTLNDRLGVKEAVDASACRDHSIAEQTVAKVLAKPISGRASETKQITTALDQPDSVPHGSTNGPTELSGDAAVSEGFPLPQKPSGTPECLHKRSKRMRRSKGCDCCGEKPSAQLEKLTVEVKKPSTPETKSKQPKKTPSKAAVVASCLSVAEEKLCVEPCATSTPQSSSGDPADLEDLSRSIESTGELLGDCTPEDESKESSGTKNESFKSAVETMDCVDGTEEISELNSVECTSEGTNNPCLGSESELEPVVAKERAIHHSQLEGRSNMEMDVIQTEKTKSSEPVANIVQTGMEKTLECSVGSPVEAQDSDMNEEESMETVVLAGPETSPLVQDEEKESNDIESPLKMKECDALVLDKISGSPNGVQARCMWSPSASPSTSILKRGVKRQEEEDSPSSANKSRRVSFANPIYQEELADDIDRRSPAVRTHSSNGSVSSRSIKPSSNHQAKPITTPTKGSLSPGFRSHKYKSSKKCLISEMVKETLPPPTESIYPALQGCKAPVDTILPQITSNIWARGLGQLIRAKNIRTVGDLSSLTAAEIKTLPIRSPKVFNVRRALKVYHEQQLPKYRGSEEVAALEDIEKPVNDADEKPLSTDGEKVAGDLGESATSSADEQSPTDVFSQINILATQMTSENLCSYSGSELFEMQDKLHSMTNCIMKTLQSRWKSPPHESTV; encoded by the exons TACAAGATATTTAAG ACACACATTTCTACTGAAAATTCAGAGTTGAGCAGCTCAGCCTTACAAGCTTTAGGATTCTGTGTATTTAGTTCAAAGATTGCTTCTCAGCTATGTG AAACAGAAATACAGGAGTTGCTTTCAATAGTGTGCAGTGTTGCCATAAAAGTGTCTGACAAGAACATTCGCACAAAAGCACTTTGGGTAATCTCAAAGCAGTCCTTTCCTTCAGATGTTGTTGGAAAAATG GTGCCCAGTATTATTACAATGCTAGAAACTATACTTAATAAAGGAGACTTACATTCCATAGTGGTTGAATATGAAGCTCTGAATGTTGTTATACG GCTGATAGAACAGGCTGCACCCTGCATGGAGGAAGAAGCTGTCAGATGGGCCAAGCTCATAATTCCTTTGGTTGTCCATTCGGCACATAAAGTGCAGTTGAGAAGTGCTACTGCTTTGGAGATGGGAATTCCACTTTTCCTTCAGAAACAGCAGGAAGTAGCAGCAGTCACTGAAGAACTCATGACTACT AAACTAATTCCAGAGCTTCAGAAACTATTTTCATCAAAAAATGAAACATATGTTTTGAAACTGTGGCCTCTATTTGTGAAGCTGCTTGGGAAA ACTCTGCATCGAAGTGGAAGCTTTATCAATTCATTGCTGCAGTTGGAAGAACTTGGATTTCGAAGTGGGTCACCAGTGGTAAAGAAAATAGCCTTCATTGCATGGAAGAGTCTGATTGATAACTTTGCTCTAAACCCAG AAATTTTATGCAGTGCAAAGAGGCTGAAATTGCTAATGCAACCATTAAGCTCCATCCATGTGAAGACTGAAGTTCTGGCACTAACCAAGCTGGAGGTCTGGTGGTATCTGCTGGTGAGGCTTGGGCCTCAACTCCCAGCCCACTTTGAACAG GTTTGCGTACCGTTAATTCAAAGCACTTTAGGCTTGGATGTCTCTCTGCTGCAAGGAAATTCTTCAAGGCTGTCTGCTAACCAGAGTTTAGCAACCCCTGTTTCTGCCAACAAATCAG GAGCTTTCCCTTTTGGAACCCTTGTAACTCCAAGAACGGCCCTGAACTCTAGCACAGGAGGAGGTGGAGTAATTCCTGCCATTCAGCTCTTAGGAATTGAAATGCTGCTTCACTTCTTCATGGGGCCAGAAGTCTTGACTTTCGCCAAGGAAAACAAAGTCGTACTTAGCCTAG AACCTCTTCAATATTCGGTGATCACTAGTCCTTCTTTCTTCTGTAAACATGCCAATACATTTATAAATGCAATCCAGGATGGCTTCATTGCAGTTGGAAAAGATGTTTCTG ATATTGTTTTGAATGCTATATGGAAGGGAATGATTGGTTTTGTGAGAACTGCAATTGAATCAG GGAGCAAGAAAGAGCGGCAAAGTTCAGAAGTACTCACTACGTTGCTGCAAGCCTTAAAAAGCATTGTCGTGTCAAATGAGCTGCCTGTATTAAAGTCGCTA TCCCTGATAGGAATTACAATTAAAGAATTACCTCCAAAAGTACTGGGATCACCAGCTTATCAAGTTGCTAACATGGATCTGTTGAAT GGAACTCCAGCACTGTTCTTAATTCAACTGTCTTTCCGTAAAGATCTGTTGGAATGCTGTGTTCAAGATGAAAG GTTTTTCCTGAACTACGAGTCTCTTGTGAGTTATGCTTTGTCTGGCCCTGCATCTCCTCTGGCTTTTAGTGAGTCTGTAGTCATTGTTATTAATCAAAGTGCAGAGTACCTggaaaacaaagaacaactttGGAGAATATGGAGTATTGTAGTTAACCCCCTCACTGAATGGATTAACCAG acaaatgaagtaaatcaagGTGATGCTTTAGAACATAACTTCAGCGCTATTTACAGTGTGTTGTTGCTTCCTGTAAATCACATTTTCCCATCTTGTGAATTTCCCCAG CCCACAATGAAATCATTACTGCGCTCGTGGTCGGAGCTGTACAAAGCATTTGCCCGTTGTGCATCTCTTGTGGCTACTGCAGAAGATAATCTGTGCTGTGAAGAACTCTGTGCCAAAATAGTATCTGAATTAGACAAAACACAAATT AATTGGTCCATGCTGGATGGCCTCTCGCACATTCTATCAACCATGGTTGATTGTGTCAACTTTGCACCTTATAATACCAAATCTCAGCCGCCAAATAAAT CCCCACAGACACCGTCAGACTggtcaaaaaagaagaaagatccTCTGGGCAAGCTGTCTTCCTTAATCAAACTTGTGGCGATACTGATCAATTCTGCTCATCTACTCTGGTCCAGTGAATCCAGTACTGAAAAACTGGTCCCTGTTGCTGCTTCTGTTATCAATATTCTTCAGAATATTGTTAGCCACATTTCTTTGCCTTCTGTCATCAGTTCTGTATTTGGAATTATTACAAAACCACTAGCAGTGTTTTATGAAAAAGCCAG GTTTGCCAATGGATCTAAAGCAAACAATAATCTCAACAACAAG tttgaaatgttatgtGTGGAAATCGTTAGCTGTTTGCAGTCCCACTATACTGGATCTTTTGACAGCCAGCTGTTGCAAGAGCTTTTTCCACTGCTGTGTATAATGTTCACAAATAAGAACAAGCAGATATGCAGTCAAGCTGCTCAGTTCTGGAATGCAACCTTTGGCAAAGCGACGATTCTGACGTATCCAGAAGAATTGAA GTCTGTTTTGTGCCAAGCCAAACAGAAAATTCTGCTGTTATTGCCTGGCTTTGAAAGCACTGAAATAATGGGAGAATCTAATGGGACGTATTCTGATTCT CAATCAGAGAATTCTCAATGGGATACAAAAATAAGTGGAATAGAAGTAAAGTCTAGTGGGAAAAGAGGTTCATTACTAGCACACTCCAatgaactgaaagaaaaaaatacgaATTGCCATGTACCGCCTGCAAAG ACAAAACTGGAATTTTCGTTCCAGCcaaaaacaaatagaaaaggCATGATTTTGGAAGAGGAAAATACTGTTGACTTTGTGTTTATTCCACCGGAAACAAAAGAAAGAGTGTTGACGGAGCACCAAAAAGAAGTTCTTCAAACAAAAAG AGTTGATATTCCTGCCATGTACAATAATCTGGATGCATCCCAAGATACTGCCTTATTTTCCCAGTATTCACAAGACCAGGAAGTTTCTTT GGTCAAACCTATGAAGGAAGaagatggggaagaagaagaggccaAAGAAATATGCCAG GCTGAAAAAGAGATTAAGGAGCTTCTTGGCACTCCCTACAAAGGCACTGAAAACTGCAAGGCGAGCATCCTTCTGGAGAAAACAGAATCTGCAACTATCACACAGCTTCAAGCCCTTGCAGAGCAAAGTCAAGATCTAAACTGCGAGGATTCAGAATTGTGTACCTCTAAGACAGTTCCACAGGAGCCATCAGTATTAGACCAGTCGGTCAGTGACAGCGGCACAAGTGTGAGCAGCAGCTCGGCTTCTAGTGATGTTATTTCAGGAACCCCACAGCCTGTCAGCAGAAGGCAGTCTTTCATCACTTTAGAGAAGTTTGATAGTTCAGAGAACAGACCTTTCACCCCTTCAAAGTTCAATAATGAGTCCAGACCATCTGGAAGTACCCCTTTGATAGATAGTCAGGAAAGCACAATTGGCACGGATCCCCTTTCTTCTAAAGAAAAGACCAATAAGAGTGCTTCCAAGCTCCAAATGGAAGAAACTATTACTAGAGCTAAGAGGTCATGTTCAGAAAGTGTAGATGCTTTGGAGAGTTGCCCTAAAGCCAAAAAAACCAAGGAAGAATCCAAGACTCCTTCAAAATTGCAATCAGAGAGTACATTGGGGATAAAGAAGTCAAGTCTGCGGCCAAACAAAATAGAGCTTTCAGAAGACAAAAAAGCAAAGCTAATGGAATTGGAGCAACAGAAAAACATGCAAGTATCTTCTTCCAAAGATGAGGTAGAGGAATGTGACTTACTTGGGGAAACACCAGAGCAACAGTGTACGTTAGATGTTCAGTCTCAAGTTTCCGATTTGAAAATAATTAGAAATACCATCATGGAAAACAAACATGTTTTGGATAGTGTTACAGAGATGAAATCAGGACTGAATTTGGATTCAAAAGAGAATACTCCTCCAGAAATAACGGCACTGGGTGATGCAGTATCTGTCGGTCAAACTCAACAAATACCACCTAATCAAAAAATATTAAGACGTTCCTTAAGACGAAAGTCCGAAATTACCGAAGGATCTTCCGACAGTCAAGACAAAGAGAACAGCCaacagaaggaggacaggcaCAGGGACGATGAAAAGCTTCTGCCAAAGAAATCTTCACAAACTAAAGAGGATTCCTCACACAAACAGAAATCTGCTCCTGAGAAGAACATAGATTTACaagaaaatgtaattaaaaaggaAAGCGATTCACATGGAAGCAGTGCTACGGGAAGTATAGGCATAAAGGAATCTCATGCTTCAAAAAACCTTCTAGAGGAGGCTCACATAAGTACTAGAAAATCTGAAGGCAGTAACCCCCCTAAAATGGCTGATTTGCAAGATCCCTCTTCAGATGCCACCCTTGAGAAACAGAAAGGGCTTCCACGGTATCAAACGAGAAGAGCCTCCCAAGGTCTTCTTTCCAGCATAGAAAACTCTGAATCTGACAACTCTGAGACAAGAGAAGAAGGAACCAAGAAAAAAAGATCAGCGAAATGGAAAATCACAAGCAGTTCTCTTGAAAGGCAAGCAAAGGAAGAGCTGGAAAATCAAAGCCAGGAGCTTCATTCACAAGAAACTGCAAATGAAATCCAAGCCTCTTTAGTGACAAATAAAGACATCATAAACCATGAGAAGTGCATGGAAATATCCTTGTCATCTGATCATaacaaagagggagaaagaactGTCCCTACACTTAATGACCGTTTGGGAGTTAAAGAAGCGGTGGATGCTTCTGCTTGTAGAGACCATTCAATTGCAGAACAAACAGTTGCTAAAGTGTTAGCAAAGCCTATCTCCGGGCGAGCTTCAGAGACCAAACAGATAACTACAGCTCTTGACCAACCAGATTCTGTTCCACACGGCAGCACCAATGGTCCTACTGAGCTTTCAGGAGATGCTGCTGTTTCTGAGGGCTTTCCTCTACCCCAAAAACCTTCAGGAACACCCGAATGCCTGCACAAAAGAAGCAAGCGGATGAGAAGATCAAAGGGGTGTGATTGTTGTGGTGAAAAGCCATCTGCACAGTTGGAGAAGTTGACCGTAGAAGTGAAAAAACCAAGTACTCCAGAAACAAAGTCAAAACAACCTAAAAAGACACCCAGTAAAGCAGCAGTGGTTGCTTCATGCCTTTCTGTTGCGGAAGAAAAGCTCTGTGTGGAGCCTTGTGCAACAAGTACACCTCAGAGTTCCTCTGGGGATCCTGCTGACCTGGAGGATTTAAGTAGGAGCATAGAGAGTACAGGGGAATTGCTGGGAGATTGCACTCCAGAAGATGAATCAAAGGAATCATCAGGCACCAAAAATGAAAGTTTCAAATCTGCTGTGGAAACTATGGATTGTGTTGATGGGACTGAAGAAATTTCAGAACTGAATTCTGTAGAATGCACATCAGAGGGAACCAATAACCCGTGTCTGGGTTCAGAAAGTGAACTAGAACCTGTTGTTGCAAAAGAAAGAGCTATTCATCACAGCCAACTAGAAGGCAGAAGCAATATGGAGATGGATGTGATCCAGACTGAGAAAACAAAGTCCAGTGAACCTGTAGCCAACATTGTTCAGACTGGTATGGAGAAGACTTTGGAATGTTCTGTTGGCTCTCCCGTAGAAGCTCAAGATAGTGACATGAATGAGGAGGAAAGCATGGAAACTGTTGTATTAGCAGGGCCTGAAACTTCACCCTTGGTacaagatgaagaaaaagaaagtaatGACATAGAGTCTCCTCTTAAGATGAAGGAATGTGATGCTCTGGTTTTGGACAAGATTAGTGGAAGCCCTAACGGAGTGCAGGCACGTTGTATGTGGTCTCCATCAGCGTCCCCCTCTACCAGTATTTTAAAGAGAGGTGTAAAAAGACAGGAAGAGGAGGACTCTCCATCATCTGCAAACAAG AGCCGACGAGTTTCCTTTGCCAATCCAATCTATCAAGAAGAATTGGCAGATGATATTGATAGGCGAAGTCCAGCAGTTAGAACTCATTCTTCAAACGGTTCTGTGTCCTCCCGAAGCATTAAACCCTCCTCTAATCATCAAGCCAAG CCTATTACCACTCCAACCAAAGGATCCCTGTCCCCAGGATTTCGTAGCCATAAATATAAAAGCTCAAAGAAGTGTTTA aTCAGTGAAATGGTCAAAGAAACTCTACCACCTCCTACGGAAAGCATATATCCAGCACTGCAGGGTTGTAAGGCACCTGTTGACACCATTTTGCCTCAGATTACATCAAATATTTG GGCAAGAGGTTTGGGGCAGCTCATTCGAGCCAAGAATATCCGGACGGTGGGTGACTTGAGTTCTTTGACAGCAGCTGAGATCAAAACACTTCCCATCCGTTCTCCCAAGGTCTTCAATGTTAGAAGAGCTCTTAAAGTATATCATGAACAACAG CTGCCTAAATATCGTGGATCTGAGGAAGTAGCTGCCTTGGAGGACATAGAGAAGCCTGTAAATGACGCTGATGAAAAACCCCTTTCCACAGATGGAGAGAAAGTTGCAGGAG ACTTGGGGGAGTCTGCGACCTCCAGTGCAGATGAGCAGTCACCTACAGACGTTTTTTCCCAGATCAATATCCTTGCTACTCAGATGACTTCTGAAAATCTTTGCAGCTATTCAGGCAGTGAACTTTTTGAAATGCAGGATAAACTGCATAGCATGACAAACTGTATTATGAAAACTCTGCAGTCCCGTTGGAAATCACCACCCCACGAAAGCACTGTTTAA